TCATGGGAAATTCAGACGATTCGCTAATGGCAAAATTCGTGCCACAGACGCCGCAAGGGTTGTCTCAGATTCTCAGTATGTTAGGGTATGGCCAGTTCATTATTTTTAATGGTATTCATATCGACGCTAATAAATAACGGGAATGACTCTATTGCATGGCAATTAAATTAGAAGTTAAAAATCTCTATAAAGTATTTGGCGAGCATCCACAGCGCGCATTCAAATATATTGAAAAAGGACTTTCAAAAGAACAAATCCTGGAAAAGACAGGATTATCCCTTGGCGTTAAAGACGCCAGTCTGGCAATTGAAGAAGGCGAGATTTTCGTCATCATGGGGTTATCCGGTTCGGGTAAATCCACTATGGTTCGCCTTCTCAATCGCCTGATTGAACCCACCCGCGGACAGGTGCTGATTGATGGCGTGGATATCGCCAAAATATCTGACGCCGAGCTTCGTGAGGTGCGCAGGAAAAAGATTGCGATGGTCTTTCAGTCATTCGCGCTAATGCCACATATGACGGTACTGGATAATACCGCTTTCGGTATGGAATTAGCAGGAATCCCTGCAGCTATTCGCCAGGAAAAAGCACTGGATGCATTACGTCAGGTGGGCCTGGAAAATTATGCCCACGGCTATCCTGATGAACTTTCTGGCGGTATGCGCCAGCGCGTCGGTTTAGCCCGCGCATTAGCCATTAATCCCGATATCTTATTAATGGATGAAGCCTTCTCTGCGCTTGATCCTTTAATTCGTACTGAGATGCAGGATGAGCTGGTAAAACTGCAGGCAAAACATCAACGCACCGTGGTATTTATTTCCCACGATCTTGATGAAGCGATGCGTATAGGCGACAGGATTGCCATTATGCAAAACGGCGAAGTGGTGCAAGTGGGCACGCCGGATGAAATTCTTAATAATCCGGCAAATGATTATGTCCGCACCTTCTTCCGTGGCGTGGATATTAGCCAGGTATTTAGCGCTAAGGATATTTCCCGTCGCGCGCTGGAAGGCATTATCCGCCGCACGCCAGGTTTTGGTCCGCGTTCCGCGCTGAAACTGTTGCAGGATGAAGACCGCGAATATGGCTATGTGATTGAACGCGGTAATAAGTTTGTTGGCATTGTCTCCATCGACTCTCTGAAACACGCGCTCAGCGAAAATCAGGGAATCGATGCGGCGTT
Above is a window of Lelliottia jeotgali DNA encoding:
- a CDS encoding L-proline glycine betaine ABC transport system permease protein ProV, coding for MAIKLEVKNLYKVFGEHPQRAFKYIEKGLSKEQILEKTGLSLGVKDASLAIEEGEIFVIMGLSGSGKSTMVRLLNRLIEPTRGQVLIDGVDIAKISDAELREVRRKKIAMVFQSFALMPHMTVLDNTAFGMELAGIPAAIRQEKALDALRQVGLENYAHGYPDELSGGMRQRVGLARALAINPDILLMDEAFSALDPLIRTEMQDELVKLQAKHQRTVVFISHDLDEAMRIGDRIAIMQNGEVVQVGTPDEILNNPANDYVRTFFRGVDISQVFSAKDISRRALEGIIRRTPGFGPRSALKLLQDEDREYGYVIERGNKFVGIVSIDSLKHALSENQGIDAALLDAPLAVDAETPLSELLSHVGQAPCAVPVVGEEQQYVGIISKRMLLQALDREGTNNG